The following proteins are co-located in the Apis mellifera strain DH4 linkage group LG9, Amel_HAv3.1, whole genome shotgun sequence genome:
- the LOC113218539 gene encoding galectin-8-like isoform X1 has translation MSVHQVEIFIQTKENALREFSFVDEETVPLNASKPVPLQPLKPTSAIVITGYIPPDALRFSVNLLCKNAENIALHFNARLDRGYVVRNSKFKGCWEEEETCSPAGHIAFRRNSYVHVLIFCTANEYQIAVNGEHFCAFAYRIPLEDVINLEINGSLEDARFRQLELFIYPDPKLCKPNNILTLKIDQPLVDFLDVPITVDIENEFKIGTRLFIAGRLKLLPHSFYVNLQKGKAIYPHPIIALHLNPRFLYGSNVPYVVMNFWTNGSWGHEERHLGHLSWMPGRDFLLTIRCEFEAYTIWLGNKMIGEFKHRLQPSIIDTLKISGDIVLHELAITYSN, from the exons ATGTCTGTACATcaagttgaaattttcatacaaacaaaagaaaatgctCTTCGTGAATTTTCGTTTGTCGATGAAGAAACAGTACCATTA AATGCTTCAAAACCTGTTCCATTACAACCTCTGAAACCAACATCAGCTATCGTGATTACAGGATATATTCCTCCTGATGCTTTGAG attttcagttaatttattatgcaaaaatgCTGAAAATATTGCATTGCATTTTAATGCACGATTAGACAGAGGTTATGTGgttcgaaattcaaaatttaagggTTGttgggaagaggaagaaacttGTTCTCCTGCAGGACATATTGCTTTTCGGCGCAATTCCTATGtgcatgttttaattttttgtactgCTAATGAATATCaa attgcaGTAAATGGAGAACATTTTTGTGCTTTTGCATATAGAATACCTCTTGaagatgtaataaatttagaaattaatggaTCATTAGAAGATGCTAGATTTAgacaattagaattatttatttatcctgaTCCAAAATTATGCAAaccaaataacattttaactttaaaaattgatcaaccACTCGTCGATTTTctt gatGTTCCAATCACTGTAgacattgaaaatgaatttaaaataggaACCAGACTTTTCATTGCAGGAAGATTAAAACTTCTTCCACATTC attttatgtaAATCTACAAAAAGGAAAAGCAATTTATCCTCATCCAATAATTGCATTACATTTAAATCCTCGTTTTTTATATGGCAGCAATGTACCGTATGTTGTAATGAATTTCTGGACAAATGGATCTTGGGGACATGAAGAAAGACACTTAGGTCATTTATCATGGATGCCTGGTCGTGATTTTCTTTTGAC aATTCGATGTGAATTCGAAGCATATACAATATGGTTAGGAAACAAAATGATTGGTGAATTCAAACACAGATTACAACCATCCATCATTGATACTCTTAAAATATCCGGAGATATCGTACTTCACGAACTAGCTATaacatattcaaattaa
- the LOC102656074 gene encoding reticulon-1-A isoform X7 encodes MAITREELAALIYWRDPKKSGPVFGCILGVLLSLAYFSLISVLAYLSLLILTGTIAFRIHNTVLQAIQKTSDGHPFQNILEMDLTLPAEKVHEVADVAVAHLNAAVCELRRLFLVEDFVDSLKFGVLLWCLTYVGSWFNGMTLIIIGVIALFTLPKVYETNKSQIDQNLALVQSKINELTAKVKAAIPFGKKEPKKEE; translated from the exons tgGCAGCTTTAATTTATTGGCGTGATCCAAAGAAATCAGGCCCCGTGTTCGGCTGCATACTTGGCGTGCTCCTCTCGTTGGCCTACTTCAGTCTGATAAGCGTTCTTGCTTATTTGTCTCTTCTTATCCTCACTGGTACCATTGCTTTTAGGATTCACAATACCGTCCTTCAAGCTATTCAGAAGACTTCCGATGGGCATCCTTTCCA aaatattttggaaatggaCTTAACATTGCCTGCGGAGAAGGTGCATGAAGTAGCGGATGTGGCTGTCGCCCACTTAAATGCAGCAGTTTGTGAACTTCGTAGGCTCTTTCTTGTCGAAGATTTTGtcgattctttgaaatttgGTGTTCTTCTTTGGTGCCTCACCTATGTGGGTTCTTGGTTTAATGGCATGACTCTAATTATAATtg GAGTAATCGCCTTATTTACATTACCGAAGGTTTATGAGACAAATAAATCACAAATAGATCAAAACTTAGCACTGGTACAAAGCAAGATCAATGAGCTCACTGCTAA gGTGAAAGCTGCGATACCATTTGGCAAGAAAGAaccaaagaaagaagaataa
- the LOC102656074 gene encoding reticulon-1-A isoform X6 encodes MVRRNNSRTPVEELPDRNSVAALIYWRDPKKSGPVFGCILGVLLSLAYFSLISVLAYLSLLILTGTIAFRIHNTVLQAIQKTSDGHPFQNILEMDLTLPAEKVHEVADVAVAHLNAAVCELRRLFLVEDFVDSLKFGVLLWCLTYVGSWFNGMTLIIIGVIALFTLPKVYETNKSQIDQNLALVQSKINELTAKVKAAIPFGKKEPKKEE; translated from the exons ATGGTGCGaagaaataattcaagaaCACCTGTCGAGGAGTTACCCGATAGAAATAGCG tgGCAGCTTTAATTTATTGGCGTGATCCAAAGAAATCAGGCCCCGTGTTCGGCTGCATACTTGGCGTGCTCCTCTCGTTGGCCTACTTCAGTCTGATAAGCGTTCTTGCTTATTTGTCTCTTCTTATCCTCACTGGTACCATTGCTTTTAGGATTCACAATACCGTCCTTCAAGCTATTCAGAAGACTTCCGATGGGCATCCTTTCCA aaatattttggaaatggaCTTAACATTGCCTGCGGAGAAGGTGCATGAAGTAGCGGATGTGGCTGTCGCCCACTTAAATGCAGCAGTTTGTGAACTTCGTAGGCTCTTTCTTGTCGAAGATTTTGtcgattctttgaaatttgGTGTTCTTCTTTGGTGCCTCACCTATGTGGGTTCTTGGTTTAATGGCATGACTCTAATTATAATtg GAGTAATCGCCTTATTTACATTACCGAAGGTTTATGAGACAAATAAATCACAAATAGATCAAAACTTAGCACTGGTACAAAGCAAGATCAATGAGCTCACTGCTAA gGTGAAAGCTGCGATACCATTTGGCAAGAAAGAaccaaagaaagaagaataa
- the LOC113218539 gene encoding galectin-8-like isoform X2: MSKIRIRTLTSLYNASKPVPLQPLKPTSAIVITGYIPPDALRFSVNLLCKNAENIALHFNARLDRGYVVRNSKFKGCWEEEETCSPAGHIAFRRNSYVHVLIFCTANEYQIAVNGEHFCAFAYRIPLEDVINLEINGSLEDARFRQLELFIYPDPKLCKPNNILTLKIDQPLVDFLDVPITVDIENEFKIGTRLFIAGRLKLLPHSFYVNLQKGKAIYPHPIIALHLNPRFLYGSNVPYVVMNFWTNGSWGHEERHLGHLSWMPGRDFLLTIRCEFEAYTIWLGNKMIGEFKHRLQPSIIDTLKISGDIVLHELAITYSN, translated from the exons ATGTCGAAGATTCGTATCCGGACTCTGACTAGTTTATAT AATGCTTCAAAACCTGTTCCATTACAACCTCTGAAACCAACATCAGCTATCGTGATTACAGGATATATTCCTCCTGATGCTTTGAG attttcagttaatttattatgcaaaaatgCTGAAAATATTGCATTGCATTTTAATGCACGATTAGACAGAGGTTATGTGgttcgaaattcaaaatttaagggTTGttgggaagaggaagaaacttGTTCTCCTGCAGGACATATTGCTTTTCGGCGCAATTCCTATGtgcatgttttaattttttgtactgCTAATGAATATCaa attgcaGTAAATGGAGAACATTTTTGTGCTTTTGCATATAGAATACCTCTTGaagatgtaataaatttagaaattaatggaTCATTAGAAGATGCTAGATTTAgacaattagaattatttatttatcctgaTCCAAAATTATGCAAaccaaataacattttaactttaaaaattgatcaaccACTCGTCGATTTTctt gatGTTCCAATCACTGTAgacattgaaaatgaatttaaaataggaACCAGACTTTTCATTGCAGGAAGATTAAAACTTCTTCCACATTC attttatgtaAATCTACAAAAAGGAAAAGCAATTTATCCTCATCCAATAATTGCATTACATTTAAATCCTCGTTTTTTATATGGCAGCAATGTACCGTATGTTGTAATGAATTTCTGGACAAATGGATCTTGGGGACATGAAGAAAGACACTTAGGTCATTTATCATGGATGCCTGGTCGTGATTTTCTTTTGAC aATTCGATGTGAATTCGAAGCATATACAATATGGTTAGGAAACAAAATGATTGGTGAATTCAAACACAGATTACAACCATCCATCATTGATACTCTTAAAATATCCGGAGATATCGTACTTCACGAACTAGCTATaacatattcaaattaa
- the LOC409267 gene encoding glycogen phosphorylase, translated as MSASVTDQEKRKQISVRGIVDVENVGNFKKTFNRHLHYTLVKDRNVATSRDYFFALAHSVKDNLVSRWIRTQQYYYEKDPKRVYYLSLEYYMGRTLQNTMINLGIQGACDEAMYQMGLDIEELEELEEDAGLGNGGLGRLAACFLDSMATLGLASYGYGIRYEYGIFAQKIKNGEQVEEPDDWLRYGNPWEKARPEFMLPVNFYGQVIDTPEGKKWINTQVVFAMPYDNPVPGYKNNVVNTLRLWSAKSPVEFNLKFFNDGDYIQAVIDRNLAENISRVLYPNDNFFEGKELRLKQEYFMVAATLQDIIRRYKASKFGSREHHRTDFDMFPDKVAIQLNDTHPSLAIPELMRILIDVEGLPWEKAWDITTRTCAYTNHTVLPEALERWPTSMLESILPRHLQIIYHINFLHLQDVSAKYPGDVDRLRRMSLIEEEGEKRVNMAHLSIVGSHAINGVAALHSEILKQSVFKDFYELTPEKFQNKTNGITPRRWLLLCNPNLSDIIEEKIGSDWTVHLEQLSQLKQWAKDPVFQRSVMKVKQENKLKLTQMLEKDYGVKVNPASIFDIQVKRIHEYKRQLLNCLHVITLYNRIKKDPTALFVPRTVMIGGKAAPGYHLAKKIIKLICSVGNVINNDPIVGDKLKFIFLENYRVTLAEKIIPAADLSEQISTAGTEASGTGNMKFMLNGALTIGTLDGANVEMAEEMGNENIFIFGMTVDEVEDLKKKGYNAYDYYNRIPELKQCVDQIQSGFFSPNNPDEFKDITNVLLNWDRFYLFADYESYIKMQDHVSKVYQDESKWIEMAINNIASSGKFSSDRTIAEYAREIWGVEPSWQRLPAPHEPRDI; from the exons atgTCAGCTTCAGTAACAgatcaagaaaaaagaaaacaaatatctGTTCGCGGGATTGTTGATGTGGAAAATGTaggaaatttcaagaaaacttTCAATAGACATCTTCATTACACCCTTGTGAAGGATCGTAATGTGGCTACGAGCAGAGATTATTTCTTCGCCTTGGCACACAGCGTCAAGGACAATTTAGTTTCTAGATGGATACGCACTCAGCAATACTATTACGAGAAAGATCCAAAA aGAGTTTATTATCTATCTTTGGAATATTACATGGGAAGAACTCTTCAAAACACTATGATTAATTTGGGTATTCAAGGTGCTTGTGATGAGGCTATGTATCag atggGTTTGGATATAGAAGAGCTTGAAGAGCTTGAAGAGGATGCTGGCTTAGGAAATGGAGGCTTGGGAAGATTGGCAGCTTGTTTCTTGGATAGCATGGCTACTCTTGGTCTAGCTTCTTATGGTTATGGTATTCGATATGAATATGGTATTTTcgcacaaaaaataaaaaatggagaaCAAGTGGAAGAACCAGATGATTGGTTGCGTTATGGAAATCCATGGGAAAAAGCAAGACCAGAATTTATGCTTCCAGTAAACTTCTATGGACAGGTGATTGATACTCCTGAAGGAAAGAAGTGGATCAATACGCAA GTTGTATTTGCAATGCCATATGATAACCCAGTTCCTggatacaaaaataatgttGTCAATACTCTCAGATTGTGGTCTGCTAAATCTCCtgtagaatttaatttgaaatttt tTAATGATGGTGATTATATTCAAGCTGTAATAGATCGCAATTTGGcggaaaatatttctagagTATTATATcctaatgataatttttttgaaggcAAAGAATTACGTTTAAAgcaagaatattttatggTAGCAGCAACTCTTCAAGATATTATACGAAG gtaTAAAGCCAGCAAATTTGGTTCAAGAGAGCATCATAGAACAGACTTTGATATGTTTCCTGATAAAGTGGCTATTCAGTTAAATGATACCCATCCTTCATTGGCTATTCCAGAACTTATGAGAATCCTTATCGATGTTGAAGGATTACCTTGGGAAAAAGCTTGGGACATCACAACGAGAACGTGCGCTTATACTAATCATACAGTTCTTCCAGAAGCTTTAGAAAGATGGCCGACAAGCATGTTAGAAAGCATTCTGCCAAGACATTTGcagattatttatcatattaatttcctTCATTTACAAGACGTTTCTGCTAAATATCCAGGAGATGTAGATCGTCTTCGACGTATGTCTTTGATCGAGGAAGAGGGTGAAAAAAGGGTTAATATGGCGCATCTTTCAATTGTTGGTAGTCATGCTATCAATGGGGTCGCCGCACTACATTCAGAAATCTTGAAGCAAAGCGT atttaaagacTTTTATGAACTAACacctgaaaaatttcaaaataaaaccaACGGTATTACACCAAGAAGATGGCTGCTTCTGTGTAATCCAAATCTCTCAGATATTATCGAAGAA AAAATTGGCAGTGATTGGACAGTACATTTAGAACAACTTTCTCAATTAAAACAATGGGCCAAAGATCCGGTTTTCCAGCGTAGTGTTATGAAAgtgaaacaagaaaataaattaaaattaacgcaaATGCTTGAAAAAGATTATGGAGTTAAAGTCAATCCTGCTTCCATCTTTGATATTCaa GTGAAACGAATACACGAATATAAAAGGCAACTTCTGAATTGTTTACACGTAATCACGTTatacaatagaataaaaaaagatccaaCTGCGTTATTCGTTCCTCGAACAGTGATGATTGGAGGAAAAGCTGCGCCCGGTTATCATTTAgccaaaaaaattatcaagttaATTTGTAGTGTAGGAAATGTTATAAACAACGATCCTATTGTTGGTGATAaactaaaattcatttttcttgaaaattatcgagTTACATTAgcggaaaaaataattccagcAGCAGACTTGAGTGAACAAATTTCTACTGCAGGTACTGAAGCTTCCGGTAcaggaaatatgaaatttatg ttaaatGGGGCTTTGACAATTGGTACCTTAGATGGTGCTAATGTAGAAATGGCAGAAGAAATgggtaatgaaaatatattcatttttggtATGACTGTTGATGAAgtagaagatttaaaaaaaaaaggatacaatgcttatgattattataatagaataccAGAATTAAAACAGTGTGTCGATCAAATTCAAAGTGGCTTTTTTAGCCCCAATAATCCAGatgaatttaaagatattactaatgttttattaaattgggatagattttatttatttgccgATTATGAGAGCTATATAAAAATGCAAGATCATGTCAGTAAAGTTTACCAG GACGAAAGCAAATGGATTGAAAtggcaattaataatatagctTCTTcaggaaaattttcatcggATCGAACTATTGCAGAATATGCTCGTGAAATTTGGGGTGTTGAGCCATCTTGGCAACGACTTCCAGCACCTCATGAGCCacgagatatttaa
- the LOC411450 gene encoding probable ATP-dependent RNA helicase DDX43: MEFQQNYTKVHSKHNNGNNFKNYRPGKKEHYSNFISTNSNQKFVIQVNTEKIGKLIGKSGNNIRELQDKSKTKIHVDRSTGSSTTSVTIIGTKEAQKQAKILIEESLKDVPIEQKEIKPIFPIEQKQEDEPNIDFRNFDWKAASKECDEYQKEKWSKFAPIIKNFYKEHPTVTAMTKEQVAHIRKTNNNIEVKHVFEEQGNNVDLLKIPNPIETFEQAFEIYPEILDEIRKQKFVKPSPIQSQAWPILLSGRDLIGIAQTGTGKTLAFLLPALIHIEGQQIPRVERKGPNVLIMAPTRELALQIEKEVNKYSYHGIKAVCLYGGGSRKKQVNVVTEGVEIVIATPGRLNDLVEAKILNISSITYLVLDEADRMLDMGFEPQIRKTLLDIRPDRQTVMTSATWPQGVRRLAQSYMKNPIQVFVGSLDLATVHTVMQKVYIVDEEEKTDMMYEFFRKMSPNDKVIIFFGKKTKVDDVASDLALQSVNCQSIHGGREQSDREQALEDLKTGEVQILLATDVASRGIDIEDITHVLNYDFPRDIEEYVHRVGRTGRAGRSGESITFMTRKDWTHAKDLINILEEANQEVPEELYQMAERHKAWKGKRANDKHFERVDKYDYNRSSRNRRW; this comes from the exons ATGGAATTCcaacaaaattatacaaaagttCATTCAAAACATaacaatggaaataattttaaaaattatagacctggtaaaaaagaacattattcaaattttatttcaactaaTTCCAATCAAAAGTTTGTAATACAAGTTAATACTGAAAAAATCGGGAAGTTAATTGGAAAAAGTGGTAATAATATAAGAGAGTTGCAAGATAAGTCAAAAACTAAGATTCAt gTTGACAGATCTACTGGTAGTAGTACTACTTCAGTTACAATCATTGGGACCAAAGAAGCACAAAAACAggctaaaatattaattgaagaaaGTTTAAAAGATGTTCCTatagaacaaaaagaaataaaacctATATTTCCTATAGAGCAAAAACAAGAAGATGAACCCAACATTGACTTTCGCAACTTTGACTGGAAAGCAGCTAGCAAGGAATGt gatgaatatcaaaaagaaaaatggtcAAAATTTGcaccaattattaaaaacttttataaggAACATCCAACAGTTACAGCTATGACGAAAGAACAGGTAGCTCAcattagaaaaacaaataataatatagaagttAAACATGTATTTGAAGAACAAGGAAATAATGTAGATCTCTTAAAAATACCTAATCCCATTGAAACATTTGAGCAAGCTTTCGAG atATATCCTGAAATACTcgatgaaattagaaaacaaaaatttgttaaaccaAGTCCAATTCAATCACAGGCATGGCCAATTCTCCTTAGTGGTAGAGATCTTATTGGAATAGCACAAACTGGCACag GAAAAACTTTGGCATTTTTACTTCCTGCATTAATTCATATCGAAGGTCAACAAATACCTAGAGTCGAAAGAAAAGGACCAAATGTCCTTATTATGGCACCAACTAGAGAACTAGcattacaaattgaaaaagaagtaaataaatattcctatCATGGTATAAAAgc ggTTTGTTTATATGGAGGTGGAAGTCGCAAAAAACAAGTAAATGTAGTGACCGAAGGTGTAGAAATTGTTATAGCAACACCTGGAAGATTAAATGATCTTGTAGAggcaaaaatcttaaatattagcTCAATTACATATTTGGTATTAGACGAAGCAGATCGTATGCTCGACATGGGATTTGAACCGCAAATCAGAAAAACTTTATTAGACATTAGACCTGATAGACAAACAGTAATGACAAG tGCAACATGGCCTCAAGGTGTTAGACGCTTAGCTCAatcatatatgaaaaatcCAATTCAAGTATTTGTAGGATCTCTTGATTTAGCTACAGTGCATACTGTTATgcaaaaagtttatattgttgacgaagaagagaaaactGATATG ATGTACGAGTTTTTTCGTAAAATGTCTCCGAATGATAaagttatcatattttttggaaaaaaaactaAAGTTGATGATGTAGCAAGTGACTTAGCTTTACAAAGTGTTAATTGTCAAAGCATACACGGGGGAAGAGAACAGTCAGATCGTGAACAAGCATTAGAAGACTTAAAAACCGGTGaagtacaaattttattagccACAGATGTTGCCAGTAGAGGCATTGATATAGAGGACATTAc acatGTGTTAAATTATGACTTTCCGAGAGATATAGAAGAATACGTTCATCGAGTTGGTCGCACTGGTCGTGCAGGACGCAGTGGGGAAAGTATTACCTTCATGACCAGGAAAGATTGGACACACGCAAAggatctaattaatattttagaagaagCAAACCAA gaAGTACCTGAAGAGTTATATCAAATGGCCGAGCGTCATAAAGCATGGAAAGGAAAACGAGCGAATGATAAACACTTTGAACGAGtagataaatatgattataatcgTTCGTCAAGAAACAGAAGATGGTAG
- the LOC102656074 gene encoding reticulon-1-A isoform X4: MAILASGIFLIHTHGLILIDSIQKLKMVRRNNSRTPVEELPDRNSVAALIYWRDPKKSGPVFGCILGVLLSLAYFSLISVLAYLSLLILTGTIAFRIHNTVLQAIQKTSDGHPFQNILEMDLTLPAEKVHEVADVAVAHLNAAVCELRRLFLVEDFVDSLKFGVLLWCLTYVGSWFNGMTLIIIGVIALFTLPKVYETNKSQIDQNLALVQSKINELTAKVKAAIPFGKKEPKKEE; encoded by the exons TTGAAAATGGTGCGaagaaataattcaagaaCACCTGTCGAGGAGTTACCCGATAGAAATAGCG tgGCAGCTTTAATTTATTGGCGTGATCCAAAGAAATCAGGCCCCGTGTTCGGCTGCATACTTGGCGTGCTCCTCTCGTTGGCCTACTTCAGTCTGATAAGCGTTCTTGCTTATTTGTCTCTTCTTATCCTCACTGGTACCATTGCTTTTAGGATTCACAATACCGTCCTTCAAGCTATTCAGAAGACTTCCGATGGGCATCCTTTCCA aaatattttggaaatggaCTTAACATTGCCTGCGGAGAAGGTGCATGAAGTAGCGGATGTGGCTGTCGCCCACTTAAATGCAGCAGTTTGTGAACTTCGTAGGCTCTTTCTTGTCGAAGATTTTGtcgattctttgaaatttgGTGTTCTTCTTTGGTGCCTCACCTATGTGGGTTCTTGGTTTAATGGCATGACTCTAATTATAATtg GAGTAATCGCCTTATTTACATTACCGAAGGTTTATGAGACAAATAAATCACAAATAGATCAAAACTTAGCACTGGTACAAAGCAAGATCAATGAGCTCACTGCTAA gGTGAAAGCTGCGATACCATTTGGCAAGAAAGAaccaaagaaagaagaataa
- the LOC552245 gene encoding N-acetyltransferase ESCO1, translating to MSKRCALDKLENTPTKLLKTDTNHLISKVRTALFQDKNYESKLKNVTLSTKNFYNYSETKIYKISPEIPKEKRQEYHIRRVPYHRKYIKRHSIGGINAGVSHGIKKPKPKTNSTSTKYNNNIEMINDISNNIQKNLSQKIKIPESEIVTNTSPEIDLNKRFFKIKKSSKKSSSAIVTISNNVKLKIESNGKMVLNQKNENQSHKRQKLVDISFDATDLSVDEPELETTIEKDKVANILKILENDWADDDYDTMEVLTNERLEHVSPLKSVLNNVTMSPTSELSNMTVTTSIKDISIPTVLKNIPLDNNENTEQKYYPLFNKGYSANKEFNEINKKLNNGKENTNWQLSMKLNGCDNQYQLDVGQKNFGATQCIECGIVYQIGDPEDENAHLNCHNNKKSLKFPGWKTERVVIEDPLTSSRIILIEPGDSKLYWKKVNEVLVYVDRDLGLGDTKLSDYEQKKVYLYIRDKVIIGVLVAEHITTAYRMIPELLELDCCTAESSPAKCGINVVWTDLSYRKQGIATKLVDILRANFYFGYVMSIDDIAFSIPTPSGKIFAEKYTKTRNFKVYS from the exons atgtcaaaaagATGTGCTTtggataaattagaaaatacacctacaaaattattaaaaactgatACAAATCATTTGATATCAAAAGTTAGAACAGCtttatttcaagataaaaattatgaatcaaaattaaaaaatgtaacattgagtactaaaaatttttataattattctgagacaaaaatttataagatcaGTCCTGAAATACCAAAAGAAAAACGTCAAGAATATCATATAAGACGTGTGCCTTATCAtaggaaatatattaaaagacatTCCATAGGAGGTATCAATGCTGGTGTATCACATGGTATCAAAAAACCAAAACCAAAAACAAATTCAACtagtacaaaatataataataacatagagatgattaatgatatatcaaacaatatacaaaaaaatttatcacaaaaaattaaaataccagAATCAGAGATAGTAACTAATACATCACCAGAAATTGATCTTAATAAAcgctttttcaaaattaaaaaatcgtcaAAGAAAAGTTCTTCAGCTATAGTAACTATaagtaataatgtaaaattaaaaattgaatcaaatggTAAAATGGtattaaatcaaaagaatgaaaatcaaTCTCATAAACGGCAAAAACTTGTGGACATTTCTTTTGATGCAACTGATTTATCAGTAGATGAACCAGAATTAGAAACTacaatagaaaaagataaagtagctaatatattaaaaattttagaaaatgattgGGCTGATGATGATTATGATACTATGGAAGTATTAACTAATGAAAGACTTGAACATGTTTCACCATTAAAATCAGTATTAAATAATGTCACAATGTCACCAACAAGTGAACTAAGTAATATGACAGTAACTACAAGTATCAAAGATATTAGTATACCAACAGTTCTGAAGAATATTCCTttagataataatgaaaatacagAACAAAAGTATTatccattatttaataaaggatATTCTGCTAATAAAGAGTTTAA tgaaattaataaaaaattaaataatggaaaagaaaacacAAATTGGCAATTATCTATGAAATTAAATGGTTGTGATAATCAATATCAGCTGGATGTtggacaaaaaaattttggagCAACACAATGTATAGAATGTGGTATTGTATATCAAATAGGAGATCCAGAAGATGAAAATGCTCATTTAAACtgtcataataataaaaaaagtttaaaatttccg gGTTGGAAAACGGAACGTGTAGTTATAGAAGATCCTCTTACATCGAGTCGAATAATCTTAATAGAACCAGGTGActcaaaattatattggaaGAAAGTGAATGAAGTTTTAGTATATGTAGACAGAGATTTAGGATTAGGTGACACAAAATTATCAGattatgaacaaaaaaaa gtttatttatatataagagatAAAGTCATCATAGGAGTGCTAGTCGCAGAACATATAACAACTGCATATCGTATGATACctgaattattagaattagattGTTGCACGGCAGAAAGTAGTCCTGCTAAATGTGGTATAAATGTTGTATGGACGGATTTAAGTTATCGTAAACAAGGTATAGCTACTAAATTGGTTGATATATTAAg agctaatttttatttcggttATGTTATGTCTATAGATGATATAGCATTTTCAATTCCAACTCcaagtggaaaaatatttgctgAAAAATATACCAAAACACGAAATTTCAAAGTATAtagttaa